One part of the Corynebacterium aurimucosum ATCC 700975 genome encodes these proteins:
- the dprA gene encoding DNA-processing protein DprA, protein MSELNLSSTRHTWAYLNRVVEGPSPTLHGLLSQYPAEEIARGIYKGEDWIGPLRQATASRRDWLRQEEDLAAAEAVGARLITPADAEWPGEEFSRAFGFYHQGMVEAPATFDDQAFPPHSLWIRGGNLRETVSQSVALVGTRAVSRYGWEAGSLLASGLASHQWTVVSGGAVGVDTAVHEAALDAGGLTVAVAACGIDISYPARNAKLFDRITEKGCIVSEFAPGTRPQRFRFLSRNRLVAAMTSGTVVVEAGFRSGALNTLNWAEALGRVAMAVPGPITTSGSLGCHQRIQDGRAQLVASADEVRGLVGKAGEVDVAGQYELEFQPTAVQRLSRNELRIYDSTPPESAEEGASAEDIAAAAGMRVALTIHLLVAMQKMGVITRSGAMWQRT, encoded by the coding sequence ATGAGCGAGCTCAATCTATCGAGTACCCGGCACACGTGGGCCTACCTTAACCGCGTTGTGGAGGGGCCTTCACCAACCCTCCACGGGCTGCTGAGTCAATACCCGGCTGAGGAGATCGCCCGGGGAATCTACAAGGGCGAGGACTGGATCGGCCCCTTGCGGCAGGCGACGGCTTCGCGGCGCGACTGGCTGCGGCAAGAAGAAGACCTCGCCGCCGCGGAAGCGGTGGGGGCACGACTGATAACACCCGCGGATGCGGAGTGGCCGGGAGAAGAGTTTTCGCGAGCCTTTGGCTTCTACCACCAAGGAATGGTGGAAGCCCCAGCAACATTTGATGACCAAGCGTTTCCTCCTCACAGCCTGTGGATCCGGGGAGGGAACCTGCGCGAAACGGTATCCCAATCGGTGGCATTGGTAGGCACACGTGCGGTGAGCCGATATGGCTGGGAAGCCGGCTCACTTCTGGCTAGCGGCCTTGCCTCCCACCAATGGACTGTGGTTTCCGGCGGGGCGGTCGGCGTCGATACGGCAGTCCACGAAGCCGCGCTGGATGCAGGAGGCCTAACGGTGGCGGTAGCGGCTTGCGGCATCGACATCTCTTACCCAGCACGCAATGCAAAGCTCTTTGACAGAATCACCGAGAAAGGATGCATCGTGTCTGAGTTCGCGCCGGGCACGCGGCCGCAGCGCTTTCGCTTTCTATCCCGCAACCGCCTTGTGGCGGCGATGACGAGCGGCACCGTGGTGGTCGAAGCCGGATTCCGCTCAGGAGCGCTCAACACGTTGAACTGGGCGGAAGCACTGGGCCGGGTTGCCATGGCAGTGCCAGGGCCCATCACCACGTCTGGGTCCTTGGGGTGCCATCAACGTATCCAGGATGGGCGGGCTCAGTTGGTGGCCTCTGCGGATGAAGTGCGGGGTTTGGTTGGCAAGGCGGGGGAGGTGGACGTGGCCGGCCAGTATGAACTGGAGTTTCAGCCGACTGCGGTGCAGCGTTTGTCCCGCAATGAGCTTCGGATATATGACTCCACTCCGCCGGAAAGCGCGGAGGAAGGTGCGAGCGCAGAAGATATCGCGGCGGCTGCAGGAATGCGGGTGGCGTTGACTATTCACCTGCTCGTGGCCATGCAAAAGATGGGGGTGATCACCCGCTCGGGCGCGATGTGGCAGCGCACCTGA
- a CDS encoding YifB family Mg chelatase-like AAA ATPase, with protein MALGRCDTIALDGVLARVVTVEANVGPGLPGIHVVGLGDAAISESRDRIRTAVSNSHLPWPKTKVVVSMSPASLPKAGAHFDLPMALAILAAGQSERSRLSGALILGELGLDGQVRPVSGIIPAILAARSQGYDTLIIPVGNAAEAALVPGMTVLVAETLWDAFAWACGSDCLPDARLIAHAAAPAREQVADFSEVAGQKEAKWAAEVAAAGGHHVMMVGPPGSGKSMIASRLPGILPRLSTEQAVEATAIHSVAGTVGTAVSRAPFIAPHASVTRAALIGGGSGRPRPGAVSLAHHGVLFLDEVSEVPAQVLDSLRAPLEEGQVRLTRASREVIFPAQFQLVLAANPCRCGAEEPARCECRAADRMNYLSNLSGPLRDRLDIIVSLSGQSAVLHAEGEESSADIAQRVAAARERMKARWEADGLGSVVNGAVSASYLRRHRSAAESAMIMLSAYLAEGELSQRGVDRVLRLAWTLADLDGSARPELDHVSRALDLRGAGTIERLAA; from the coding sequence ATGGCTCTCGGTAGGTGCGACACGATTGCGCTAGATGGAGTCCTGGCCCGAGTGGTCACAGTGGAGGCCAACGTTGGCCCCGGACTTCCCGGAATCCACGTTGTAGGGCTGGGGGATGCTGCGATCTCTGAGTCGCGAGATCGTATCCGCACCGCGGTGAGCAATTCGCATTTGCCATGGCCTAAGACGAAGGTCGTGGTGTCCATGTCGCCGGCGTCGCTGCCTAAAGCCGGGGCTCACTTTGACCTCCCGATGGCTTTGGCAATCCTAGCGGCCGGGCAGAGTGAGAGAAGTCGGCTCAGCGGGGCGCTCATCCTCGGCGAGCTGGGATTGGACGGGCAAGTGCGCCCAGTTTCTGGCATCATCCCGGCGATCCTGGCCGCGCGCTCGCAAGGCTATGACACCCTCATCATTCCTGTGGGCAATGCGGCGGAGGCGGCATTGGTGCCCGGAATGACAGTCCTCGTGGCCGAAACCCTGTGGGATGCTTTTGCCTGGGCGTGCGGGAGCGATTGTCTGCCGGATGCGCGTCTCATCGCACACGCGGCAGCGCCTGCCCGCGAACAGGTCGCAGACTTCAGCGAAGTCGCCGGCCAGAAAGAAGCCAAGTGGGCGGCAGAAGTCGCTGCCGCCGGCGGTCACCACGTGATGATGGTGGGACCGCCCGGCTCTGGAAAATCGATGATTGCTTCGCGCTTGCCGGGCATCCTGCCGCGCTTGAGCACGGAGCAGGCAGTAGAAGCCACAGCCATCCACTCGGTGGCTGGGACCGTTGGCACCGCCGTTTCTCGTGCTCCCTTCATAGCACCGCATGCTTCGGTGACAAGGGCCGCGCTGATCGGTGGCGGCTCGGGGCGCCCGCGACCAGGCGCGGTGAGCCTAGCCCACCATGGTGTGCTCTTCCTCGATGAAGTTAGTGAGGTTCCAGCGCAGGTTCTCGATAGTTTGCGCGCCCCTTTAGAAGAAGGGCAGGTGCGCCTGACGCGAGCGAGCAGAGAAGTCATCTTCCCTGCACAATTCCAACTGGTATTAGCCGCGAACCCCTGCCGGTGTGGGGCCGAAGAACCAGCGCGCTGCGAGTGCCGTGCGGCAGACAGAATGAATTATCTGTCGAACCTTTCAGGGCCGCTGCGGGACCGCCTCGACATCATCGTGTCACTATCGGGGCAGTCCGCAGTGCTTCATGCCGAAGGGGAGGAAAGCTCCGCGGACATAGCGCAGCGCGTGGCTGCCGCCCGGGAACGGATGAAAGCGCGGTGGGAGGCTGACGGGTTGGGGAGCGTGGTCAATGGTGCCGTGTCCGCTTCTTATCTGAGGCGCCACCGCTCGGCGGCGGAATCGGCGATGATTATGCTTTCCGCTTATCTAGCGGAAGGTGAGCTGAGCCAACGTGGAGTAGATCGGGTGCTTCGTCTGGCATGGACTTTGGCAGACCTTGATGGCTCCGCACGCCCCGAGCTGGACCATGTCAGTCGGGCGCTGGATCTCCGCGGTGCCGGAACCATCGAGAGGCTGGCAGCATGA
- a CDS encoding YraN family protein, protein MTRNLATSLHSPTVGQTIRPADALGKAGEKFAADFYRARGAQVIAANVHYRVGELDLVVRESDGTIVFCEVKTRATRNFGVAEAVTPRKLKRLRKAAAQWLSTARSENQALSKVRFDVLGLVATGAKSGEAFEVEYFQGVDHGSR, encoded by the coding sequence GTGACAAGAAATCTAGCAACCTCTCTGCACTCACCGACCGTGGGGCAGACCATTCGCCCCGCGGATGCGCTAGGAAAAGCAGGGGAGAAATTTGCCGCTGACTTTTATCGCGCACGCGGGGCGCAGGTCATTGCCGCAAACGTTCACTACCGCGTGGGCGAGCTCGATCTCGTTGTGCGCGAGAGCGATGGGACCATTGTCTTTTGCGAAGTAAAGACTCGGGCGACCCGCAATTTTGGAGTCGCGGAGGCGGTAACCCCACGCAAGCTAAAGCGCCTGCGCAAAGCAGCCGCGCAGTGGCTGAGTACTGCGCGGAGTGAGAACCAGGCATTAAGCAAGGTTCGTTTTGATGTGCTTGGGCTCGTGGCCACTGGGGCGAAGTCGGGGGAAGCCTTCGAAGTGGAATATTTCCAGGGGGTCGATCATGGCTCTCGGTAG
- a CDS encoding DUF2469 domain-containing protein — MSAEELDNYEAEVELSLYREYRDVVSQFSYVVETERRFYLANAVELIPHTSGPDVYYEVRMSDAWVWDMYRSARFVRYVRVITYKDVNIEELDKPDFVLPE; from the coding sequence GTGAGCGCTGAGGAACTCGATAACTACGAGGCTGAAGTCGAGCTGTCGCTGTACCGCGAATACCGTGATGTGGTCAGCCAATTCTCCTATGTCGTGGAAACCGAGCGCAGGTTTTACCTGGCCAATGCGGTGGAGCTCATCCCGCACACCTCAGGCCCGGATGTCTACTACGAGGTCCGCATGTCGGATGCCTGGGTGTGGGACATGTACCGCTCGGCGCGCTTTGTGCGCTACGTCCGTGTGATCACCTATAAGGACGTCAATATTGAGGAGCTGGACAAGCCGGACTTTGTTCTCCCTGAATAG